Genomic segment of Thermodesulfobacteriota bacterium:
TGTAAAACAGTACTTAAACCAAGACCAGGAGATTGTTGCGTCTTTTGTTCCTACGGAAGTTTAAAATGCCCGCCAAAACAAGAGGGGCGGTGAATAATTTGGATTGCACAAATTTTGTTTCCATGAGGAACCTCTTATAATTTTTAAAAAGATATAAATGGTAAAAGAATAATTACTATAATGATGAATAATACAGTGAAAGAACATTGGAGCAGAATTTACACTTCAAAAGACATAAACAAGTTAGGGTGGTATGAAGAAATTTCTTTACCTTCCATTAAATTAATTTCCAAATGCCATATTAATAGGGATGAGCCTATATTAGATGTAGGTGTAGGTGCATCAACTTTAATTGATTCTCTTATTGTGCAAGGATTTAAAAATATTAACGCAGTTGACATTAGTGAAGTAGCATTGAACAAGCTAAAAGAAAGATTAGGCGAGGATAATAGCCGCTTAGTAAAATGGATTGTAGATGATATTACAAAGCCAATCCATATTCAGAATTTAAGGGATATAGCACTTTGGCATGACAGGGCTTTATTTCATTTTCTCCT
This window contains:
- a CDS encoding class I SAM-dependent methyltransferase, coding for MKEHWSRIYTSKDINKLGWYEEISLPSIKLISKCHINRDEPILDVGVGASTLIDSLIVQGFKNINAVDISEVALNKLKERLGEDNSRLVKWIVDDITKPIHIQNLRDIALWHDRALFHFLLEENHRHMYLKTLKKVVKKGGYVIIASFSLKGAKKCSGLDVMNYDQNMLAKFLGENFDLLEYFDYMYYMPSGEPRSYIYTLFQKMN